From Xenopus tropicalis strain Nigerian chromosome 3, UCB_Xtro_10.0, whole genome shotgun sequence, the proteins below share one genomic window:
- the gcnt3 gene encoding beta-1,3-galactosyl-O-glycosyl-glycoprotein beta-1,6-N-acetylglucosaminyltransferase 3 codes for MPLLAHARKNLCRGHLLRYTLPLMLLLFLTVGLKHLAIDCNQRDNNEIPIGTCMASYYMALNLSAPGEKNCHRIIQGDMEEVRRALIDNLVAKKKRVIMTDESFINATSDCKLFRQRRKYVMFSLSKEEQDFPIAYSMVIHDNIEMFERLLRAIYTPHNIYCVHMDKKSPESFHQAVRAITSCFGNVFVASKLVNVVYASWRRVQADLNCMEDLLQSKVPWKYLINTCGTDFPIKTNAEMVKALKSLNGHNSMESEIPPNHKKRRWEYHFELKEDSNNIVLTNTRKKPSPLPVPVFSGNAYIVVTRNFVNALFVNPTVRSFITWAKDTYSPDEYLWATLNRFAEMPGYMPAHQKYDTSDINAIARLVKWESLEGDMSKGAPYIPCSGTHRRTVCVYGTGDLNWLLQQHHLFANKFDPKVDNNVIQCLEEYLRYKSFHQTEKLL; via the coding sequence ATGCCGTTACTAGCCCATGCGAGAAAGAACCTGTGCCGGGGGCATTTGCTCAGGTACACGCTGCCTTTAATGCTCCTGCTCTTCCTCACAGTGGGGCTGAAACATCTGGCCATTGATTGCAACCAGAGGGATAACAATGAGATACCCATAGGGACCTGCATGGCTTCCTACTACATGGCTTTAAACTTGTCAGCCCCTGGAGAAAAGAACTGCCACAGAATTATCCAAGGGGACATGGAGGAAGTAAGAAGAGCCCTAATAGACAATCTGGTGGCCAAAAAAAAGCGAGTCATCATGACTGATGAGAGTTTTATCAATGCAACCAGTGACTGCAAGCTCTTCAGGCAGAGAAGAAAATATGTCATGTTTAGTTTGAGTAAAGAGGAACAAGATTTTCCCATCGCTTACTCTATGGTGATCCACGACAATATTGAGATGTTTGAAAGACTTCTGAGAGCTATTTACACCCCGCATAATATTTATTGTGTTCATATGGATAAGAAGTCCCCAGAGAGCTTTCATCAAGCAGTGAGAGCTATCACGTCTTGCTTTGGCAATGTGTTTGTGGCATCAAAGCTGGTCAACGTGGTCTATGCATCATGGCGGAGAGTTCAAGCAGATCTTAACTGCATGGAAGACTTGCTACAGAGCAAGGTGCCGTGGAAATATCTCATTAATACATGTGGAACTGACTTTCCAATAAAGACTAATGCTGAGATGGTCAAGGCTCTTAAGTCTTTAAATGGTCACAACAGTATGGAGTCTGAGATTCCACCCAACCACAAAAAGAGACGCTGGGAGTATCACTTTGAACTCAAGGAGGACTCAAATAATATTGTTCTGACAAATACTAGGAAAAAGCCGTCACCATTACCTGTTCCAGTTTTTAGTGGCAATGCCTATATAGTGGTTACTAGAAACTTTGTTAATGCATTGTTTGTAAACCCCACAGTAAGAAGCTTTATTACTTGGGCAAAGGATACTTATAGCCCTGATGAATATTTGTGGGCTACATTAAATAGGTTTGCCGAGATGCCAGGATACATGCCTGCGCACCAGAAATATGACACTTCAGACATAAATGCCATTGCTAGACTGGTGAAATGGGAAAGCCTGGAGGGGGACATGAGTAAAGGTGCTCCCTATATACCATGCTCTGGTACCCACAGGAGAacggtgtgtgtgtatggaacCGGAGACCTAAACTGGTTGCTCCAGCAGCACCATTTATTTGCCAATAAGTTTGATCCAAAAGTAGATAATAATGTTATTCAATGTCTGGAGGAATATCTGAGGTATAAATCATTTCATCAAACTGAGAAATTATTGTAA